A DNA window from Methylocystis heyeri contains the following coding sequences:
- a CDS encoding outer membrane protein assembly factor BamE yields MSRLAAIGLAAASLGGCLGYDGVVNRGAVFDQRKLAQVKPGMQAPQVLSVLGTPSTTSTVGGDAWYYVSQRTERDLAFMQPKVTDQHVAAVYFDKDKKVQRIADYGLEDGKAIDFVTRTMPTPGAENNLITGLLKAVSSVNLSPF; encoded by the coding sequence ATGTCGAGATTGGCCGCCATCGGCCTGGCGGCGGCTTCGCTGGGCGGATGCCTCGGTTACGACGGCGTCGTCAATCGGGGGGCCGTGTTCGATCAGCGCAAACTGGCGCAGGTCAAGCCGGGCATGCAGGCGCCCCAGGTCCTCAGCGTTCTCGGCACGCCGTCCACCACCTCTACCGTCGGCGGAGACGCCTGGTATTACGTGAGCCAGCGTACCGAGCGCGACCTCGCTTTCATGCAGCCCAAGGTCACGGACCAGCACGTCGCCGCAGTCTATTTCGATAAAGACAAGAAAGTGCAGCGCATCGCGGACTATGGCCTCGAGGACGGCAAGGCGATCGACTTCGTAACGCGCACGATGCCGACCCCGGGCGCGGAGAACAATCTCATAACCGGATTGCTCAAGGCCGTCTCGAGCGTGAACCTTTCGCCTTTCTGA
- a CDS encoding transglycosylase SLT domain-containing protein — MSVSEAYPSGACRGLLEQFRNHLASALGRREQATARLCLSTWVRALCVACSLAGAFMLAAKADRREPPKSSQSARAARARSPVVMAAGQPDDFPLDADFSLDQAAKSWARRVLDRDPPGIMRFGGQRVQSAIVERVVKAAKSTGSDPALLMSIADKESSFSSTAKASTSSASGLFQFVEKTWLKALRSFGWRYGHEEEAKAIGGEDERPVVAPQKRAEILGLRNDPYLSAAMAAEMLKQDGAKIAERLGRALTAGETYLIHFLGPEDAARFMTRLEEEPDASAAQLLPKPAKANKPIFYERQGGKLKDRSLRDVHEAFEHMMGTRTSRYQDVEARLPAEAQAYAAANR, encoded by the coding sequence ATGAGTGTTTCGGAGGCTTACCCCTCAGGGGCCTGCCGCGGACTGCTTGAACAATTCCGTAACCATCTTGCTTCGGCGCTAGGGCGCCGGGAGCAGGCGACGGCGAGGCTCTGCCTCTCCACCTGGGTGCGAGCCCTTTGCGTGGCGTGCTCGCTGGCGGGGGCCTTCATGCTCGCCGCAAAAGCAGATCGACGCGAGCCGCCCAAATCGTCGCAATCGGCGAGAGCCGCCCGCGCCCGCTCGCCTGTCGTGATGGCGGCGGGACAACCGGACGATTTCCCGCTCGACGCCGACTTCTCCCTGGATCAGGCTGCGAAAAGCTGGGCGCGCAGGGTGTTGGACCGCGATCCTCCCGGAATCATGCGTTTTGGCGGCCAGCGGGTGCAAAGCGCCATCGTCGAGCGGGTGGTCAAGGCGGCCAAGAGCACGGGGTCGGATCCTGCGCTTCTCATGAGCATCGCGGACAAGGAATCGAGTTTCTCCTCCACCGCCAAAGCGAGCACGTCCTCGGCGAGCGGCCTTTTTCAGTTCGTCGAGAAGACCTGGCTGAAGGCGTTGCGATCCTTCGGCTGGCGCTATGGACATGAGGAAGAAGCCAAAGCGATCGGAGGCGAGGACGAGCGTCCCGTGGTGGCGCCGCAAAAGCGCGCCGAGATTCTCGGACTACGGAACGATCCTTATCTCTCCGCGGCGATGGCGGCGGAAATGCTCAAACAGGACGGCGCCAAGATCGCCGAGCGCCTCGGCCGCGCCCTTACTGCAGGCGAGACCTATCTGATCCACTTCCTCGGCCCGGAGGACGCCGCCCGCTTCATGACGAGGCTCGAGGAGGAGCCGGACGCCTCCGCCGCTCAATTGCTTCCCAAGCCCGCGAAAGCGAACAAGCCGATCTTTTACGAGCGCCAGGGAGGTAAGCTCAAGGATCGCAGCCTGCGCGACGTGCACGAGGCCTTCGAGCACATGATGGGGACCAGAACCAGCCGCTACCAGGATGTGGAGGCGAGACTGCCCGCCGAGGCGCAGGCCTACGCCGCGGCCAATCGCTAA
- the argC gene encoding N-acetyl-gamma-glutamyl-phosphate reductase, producing the protein MAARIFIDGEAGTTGLEIRERLAGRTDVELVAIAPEQRKDRNAKKEILSSVEVAILCLPDDAAKETVALCDALGEAAPRILDASTAHRVAPGWVYGFPELCPGQPEAISKAARVANVGCYASSAIALLRPLIDAGLLLADHPLTINAVSGYSGGGRQMIEAYEQGVAPAFELYALGLEHKHIPEIMAYARLAQRPLFVPSVGNFRQGMLVSIPLLLETLPGRPKAADLHDAYARHYLGAAHVRLCEAPQNGKLDALALNGSDDMEVYVFANENRRQAVLVARQDNLGKGASGAAVQNLDLMLNGGEF; encoded by the coding sequence ATGGCGGCGAGAATTTTCATCGACGGCGAGGCGGGCACCACGGGCCTCGAAATACGCGAGAGGCTCGCCGGCCGGACTGACGTCGAGCTCGTCGCCATAGCGCCGGAACAGCGCAAGGATCGGAACGCCAAGAAGGAGATCCTTTCCAGCGTCGAGGTCGCGATCCTCTGCCTGCCCGACGACGCCGCGAAGGAGACCGTGGCGCTGTGCGACGCGCTCGGCGAAGCTGCGCCGCGCATTCTCGACGCCTCGACCGCCCACCGCGTCGCGCCGGGCTGGGTTTATGGCTTCCCCGAGCTCTGCCCCGGCCAGCCGGAAGCCATCTCAAAGGCCGCGCGGGTGGCGAATGTCGGCTGCTACGCCAGCAGCGCCATCGCCCTTTTGCGCCCCCTGATCGACGCCGGTCTGCTCCTCGCCGATCATCCGCTGACCATCAATGCTGTCTCCGGCTATTCCGGCGGCGGGCGGCAGATGATCGAAGCCTATGAGCAGGGGGTTGCGCCGGCTTTCGAATTATATGCACTGGGCCTCGAGCATAAGCACATACCCGAAATCATGGCCTATGCGCGCCTCGCCCAGCGGCCCTTGTTCGTTCCCTCGGTGGGCAATTTCCGCCAGGGGATGCTGGTCTCCATTCCTTTGCTGCTGGAGACCCTGCCCGGCCGGCCCAAGGCGGCCGATCTTCACGACGCCTATGCGCGTCATTATCTCGGCGCCGCCCATGTGCGGCTGTGCGAGGCGCCGCAAAACGGAAAGCTCGACGCGCTCGCGCTCAACGGTTCGGACGACATGGAGGTCTATGTCTTCGCCAACGAGAACCGACGTCAGGCGGTGTTGGTCGCCCGGCAGGACAATCTCGGCAAGGGCGCTTCCGGCGCGGCGGTCCAGAACCTCGATCTGATGCTGAATGGCGGGGAATTTTAG
- a CDS encoding MEKHLA domain-containing protein produces the protein MRARWIAHSRALLDSYRQLTGEELIARSADPQEEAERLFLAPMVVVSHGGESDPILNYGNRAALRLWEMEVENFIATPSRLTAEPEQREARARFLEEAERKGFVTGYEGIRISSAGRRFRISGATVWSVTTPDGEVIGQGATFSRWEDVASPA, from the coding sequence ATGAGAGCGCGCTGGATCGCCCATTCGCGCGCCCTGCTGGATTCCTATCGCCAGCTCACCGGCGAGGAGTTGATCGCGCGTTCGGCCGACCCGCAAGAGGAAGCCGAGAGGCTCTTTCTCGCGCCCATGGTCGTCGTTTCCCATGGCGGGGAGTCCGATCCGATCCTGAACTACGGCAATCGGGCGGCGCTCAGATTATGGGAGATGGAGGTCGAAAACTTCATCGCCACGCCCTCCCGCCTCACCGCGGAGCCGGAGCAGAGAGAGGCGAGAGCGCGCTTTCTCGAGGAGGCGGAGCGCAAGGGCTTCGTCACCGGCTATGAGGGAATTCGCATCAGCTCTGCGGGCCGGCGCTTCCGCATTTCGGGCGCCACGGTCTGGAGCGTGACGACCCCCGACGGCGAGGTTATCGGCCAGGGCGCGACATTCTCGCGCTGGGAGGATGTGGCGTCGCCCGCTTAG
- a CDS encoding class I SAM-dependent methyltransferase, giving the protein MDQPAAVGFFQVWDTYAKVVAANYMFHRELGEAIKAALRAHFGDRSFSMLDLGCGDAATLAPLLVGLPLKSYQGADLSEAALKLAGKNLSGLSCPVDLIEADFMEALSRAPAQDVIYSSFAVHHLTTERKAEFFRLAAQRLNPNGLLVLVDVAREEGQSLPAYHDSYCAWLRDTMVALSREEADQICDHLVNNDLPEPYSLLAAQAEAAGLKPLPGSVPHKWHRLMLFAPR; this is encoded by the coding sequence ATGGACCAGCCCGCGGCCGTCGGCTTTTTTCAGGTTTGGGACACCTACGCCAAGGTCGTCGCCGCCAATTACATGTTCCATCGCGAACTCGGCGAAGCGATAAAGGCCGCGCTGCGCGCGCATTTCGGCGACCGCTCTTTTTCGATGCTCGATCTCGGCTGCGGCGACGCGGCGACGCTCGCGCCCCTGCTCGTCGGCCTCCCCCTCAAAAGCTATCAGGGAGCCGATCTCTCGGAGGCGGCGCTGAAGCTCGCGGGCAAAAATCTTTCCGGCCTCTCCTGCCCGGTCGACCTCATCGAGGCGGATTTCATGGAGGCGCTTTCCCGGGCGCCGGCGCAGGACGTGATCTACAGCAGTTTCGCGGTCCATCACCTGACGACCGAGCGCAAGGCCGAGTTCTTCCGGCTCGCGGCGCAAAGGTTGAATCCCAATGGTCTGCTCGTCTTGGTCGACGTCGCCCGCGAGGAGGGCCAGAGTCTTCCCGCCTATCATGACTCCTATTGCGCATGGCTCCGGGACACCATGGTCGCCCTCAGCCGCGAGGAAGCGGATCAGATCTGCGACCATCTCGTGAACAACGACCTTCCCGAGCCCTATTCCCTTCTCGCCGCCCAGGCGGAGGCTGCAGGGCTAAAGCCCTTGCCCGGCTCCGTCCCGCATAAATGGCATCGTCTCATGCTGTTTGCGCCCAGATGA
- the rpsI gene encoding 30S ribosomal protein S9 produces MAETTLSSLADLNQAAAAVAPEAPVHVQKLDKYGRAYATGKRKNAIARVWIKPGTGKVTVNGRDLTVYFARPVLRMIIQQPLTVAKRTGQYDLVVTVAGGGLSGQAGAVRHGLAKALTHYEPELRSALKREGFLTRDSRVVERKKYGKRKARRSFQFSKR; encoded by the coding sequence ATGGCCGAGACCACTCTCTCCTCCCTGGCTGACCTCAATCAGGCGGCTGCGGCCGTCGCTCCCGAGGCGCCGGTTCACGTTCAAAAGCTCGACAAATACGGCCGCGCCTATGCGACCGGCAAGCGCAAGAACGCCATCGCGCGCGTCTGGATCAAGCCCGGAACCGGCAAGGTCACGGTGAACGGCCGCGATCTGACGGTCTATTTCGCCCGCCCGGTGCTGCGCATGATCATCCAGCAGCCGCTCACCGTCGCCAAGCGCACCGGCCAGTACGACCTCGTCGTTACGGTCGCGGGCGGCGGCCTCTCCGGACAGGCCGGCGCGGTGCGCCACGGCCTCGCCAAGGCCCTGACCCACTACGAGCCCGAGCTGCGCAGCGCGCTGAAGCGCGAAGGCTTCCTCACCCGCGACTCGCGCGTGGTCGAGCGTAAGAAATACGGCAAGCGGAAAGCCCGCCGCAGCTTCCAGTTCTCGAAGCGCTGA
- the rplM gene encoding 50S ribosomal protein L13: protein MYGKTYSAKPADIEKKWVLIDASGLVVGRLASLIALRLRGKHKATFTPHMDDGDNIIVINAEKVVLTGRKREQKVYHHHTGFPGGIKERSAKFILEGRFPERVLEKAVQRMLPRGPLGRVQLGNLRVYKGAEHPHAAQSPTLLDVAALNSKNSRSA from the coding sequence ATGTACGGCAAGACCTATTCGGCGAAACCCGCCGACATCGAAAAGAAATGGGTGCTGATCGACGCCTCCGGGCTCGTCGTCGGCCGCCTCGCCTCGCTGATCGCGCTGCGTCTGCGTGGCAAGCACAAGGCCACCTTCACCCCCCATATGGACGACGGCGACAACATCATCGTCATCAACGCCGAAAAGGTCGTGCTGACCGGCCGCAAGCGCGAGCAGAAGGTCTATCACCACCACACCGGCTTCCCGGGCGGCATCAAGGAGCGCTCCGCCAAGTTCATTCTGGAAGGCCGCTTCCCCGAGCGCGTTCTGGAGAAGGCCGTGCAGCGCATGCTGCCGCGCGGGCCTCTCGGCCGCGTGCAGCTCGGCAATCTGCGCGTCTACAAGGGCGCCGAACACCCCCACGCCGCGCAGAGCCCGACGCTTCTCGACGTCGCCGCGTTGAACTCCAAGAATTCCCGGAGCGCCTGA
- a CDS encoding DUF3658 domain-containing protein: protein MSQTIVHILPGHSAAGTVREALEQLGLNEKVVAIGDHLGYGPIDGDLEARRKWLDENMCDGGESVDEAELAWQEALAPDAFPIIWTCRSDAWAHSGFLEFLSRVGERPFKLIDATEVMIQTRAGPWRIEALGIVTEAQMISAGLFQRQREMSPAEIAEGREVWSRLKAENALLRITENDRLLSKPLTFFDAELLEEVPQDWERAVRVVGNALARFCCSSPRRLVSDSFIWGRYLALAEQGAVEIRGEGGMRDCHMRATRKAVS from the coding sequence ATGTCTCAAACCATTGTCCATATTCTCCCCGGCCACTCCGCTGCGGGGACGGTCAGAGAGGCGCTGGAGCAACTCGGCCTGAACGAGAAAGTCGTCGCGATCGGCGATCATCTCGGCTACGGGCCGATCGACGGGGACCTCGAGGCCAGACGTAAATGGCTCGACGAAAATATGTGCGACGGCGGCGAATCAGTGGACGAGGCCGAACTCGCCTGGCAGGAGGCCCTCGCGCCGGACGCCTTTCCGATCATCTGGACCTGTCGCTCGGACGCCTGGGCCCATTCGGGCTTTCTGGAGTTCCTTTCGCGTGTGGGCGAGCGTCCATTCAAACTCATCGATGCGACCGAAGTGATGATTCAAACGCGAGCCGGCCCTTGGCGCATCGAAGCGCTCGGAATCGTCACCGAAGCGCAAATGATCTCTGCCGGCCTGTTTCAGCGCCAAAGAGAAATGTCGCCAGCCGAAATCGCAGAAGGCCGGGAAGTCTGGAGCCGACTAAAAGCTGAAAACGCCTTGCTTCGCATTACGGAGAACGATCGGTTGTTGTCGAAACCCCTTACCTTCTTCGACGCGGAGCTGCTGGAAGAGGTCCCACAGGATTGGGAGCGCGCCGTCCGGGTGGTTGGCAACGCCCTCGCCCGCTTCTGCTGCTCAAGTCCTCGCCGCCTTGTCAGCGACAGCTTTATCTGGGGGCGTTATCTCGCCCTCGCGGAACAAGGCGCGGTGGAGATCAGGGGCGAGGGAGGCATGCGCGACTGTCATATGCGCGCAACAAGGAAAGCGGTATCATAA
- a CDS encoding CbrC family protein translates to MSDKKWTAFFNQLDVEGSPTAYVFRCLHCGAFDVHWDWD, encoded by the coding sequence CTGTCGGACAAGAAGTGGACGGCATTTTTCAACCAGCTCGACGTCGAGGGCAGCCCGACGGCCTATGTGTTCCGCTGTTTACATTGCGGGGCCTTTGACGTTCATTGGGATTGGGATTAG
- a CDS encoding ammonium transporter, whose product MTKISAACAAALCALLSAAPALAQETSKIDAADTGFMIVATALVLMMTLPGLALFYSGMVRKKNVLATMAQSLIATAIVSILWGSVGYSLAFTGDNPFIGSLSRVLLQGVGVDTISPLAKTIPEILFAAYQMTFAVITCALVGGSVAERMKFSAFMIFCVIWLFIVYIPSAHWVWGGGFLQTMGVLDFAGGTVVHINAGVAGLVAALMMGNRQGFGRENLSPFDLSLAVIGTGLLWVGWFGFNGGSALGANSRAVFAIVATHLAACAGALVWSGLEWYERGKPSVLGVISGAVAGLGTITPASGYILPWHGVVIGLVAGGVCYWFCTVAKHRFRYDDSLDVFGVHGVGGILGTLLAGVFATRAVTASASEPGVSGLLEGDPHQFLVQAIGVGVTIAWCVAGTFVSLKIVSLFTSLRVSGDDEREGLDIALHGEALHHQ is encoded by the coding sequence ATGACCAAGATCTCCGCCGCGTGCGCCGCGGCGCTCTGCGCCCTATTGTCCGCCGCCCCGGCTCTGGCGCAGGAAACCAGCAAGATTGACGCGGCCGACACCGGCTTCATGATCGTCGCCACGGCGCTCGTTCTCATGATGACGCTTCCGGGCCTCGCGCTGTTCTACAGCGGCATGGTGCGCAAGAAGAACGTCCTCGCGACGATGGCGCAGAGCCTCATCGCCACGGCGATCGTCTCGATCCTCTGGGGCTCGGTCGGCTACAGCCTCGCCTTCACCGGCGACAATCCTTTCATCGGCTCCCTGTCGCGGGTCCTGCTCCAGGGCGTCGGCGTCGACACGATCAGCCCGCTCGCCAAGACCATCCCCGAGATTCTGTTCGCCGCCTATCAGATGACCTTCGCGGTCATCACCTGCGCGCTGGTCGGCGGATCGGTCGCTGAACGCATGAAATTCTCGGCCTTCATGATTTTCTGCGTGATCTGGCTCTTCATCGTCTACATTCCGTCGGCGCATTGGGTCTGGGGCGGCGGCTTCCTCCAGACGATGGGCGTGCTCGACTTTGCTGGCGGCACTGTGGTGCATATCAATGCCGGCGTCGCGGGCCTTGTCGCCGCGCTGATGATGGGCAATCGGCAGGGCTTCGGACGCGAGAATCTGTCGCCCTTCGATCTCTCCCTCGCCGTCATCGGCACCGGGCTGTTGTGGGTCGGCTGGTTCGGCTTCAACGGCGGTTCGGCCCTCGGCGCCAACTCCCGCGCGGTGTTCGCCATTGTGGCCACGCATCTTGCGGCCTGCGCCGGCGCGCTGGTCTGGAGCGGCCTCGAATGGTACGAGCGCGGCAAGCCCTCGGTGCTCGGCGTGATCTCCGGCGCCGTCGCCGGACTCGGCACGATCACCCCCGCTTCGGGCTATATTCTGCCCTGGCATGGGGTCGTGATCGGCCTCGTCGCCGGCGGCGTCTGCTACTGGTTCTGCACCGTGGCCAAGCATCGCTTCCGCTATGACGACTCGCTCGACGTGTTCGGCGTCCATGGCGTCGGCGGCATTCTCGGCACTTTGCTAGCGGGCGTCTTCGCCACCCGCGCCGTCACCGCTTCGGCCTCCGAACCCGGGGTTTCGGGCCTGCTCGAAGGCGACCCGCATCAATTTCTGGTGCAGGCGATCGGCGTCGGCGTGACCATCGCCTGGTGCGTGGCCGGCACTTTTGTCTCGCTGAAGATCGTCTCGCTCTTCACCAGCCTGCGGGTGAGCGGCGACGACGAGCGCGAGGGGCTGGACATCGCCCTCCACGGCGAGGCGCTGCATCATCAGTGA
- a CDS encoding P-II family nitrogen regulator encodes MKLITAIIKPFKLDEVRQALTEAGILGMTSTEVKGYGRQKGHSEIYRGAEYVVAFLPKVKVEVAVPSPIVESAIAAIMRAAHTGHIGDGKIFVSPLERALRIRTGEVDQDAL; translated from the coding sequence ATGAAACTGATCACCGCCATCATCAAACCGTTCAAGCTCGACGAAGTGCGCCAGGCTCTCACCGAGGCCGGCATATTGGGCATGACCTCCACCGAGGTGAAAGGCTACGGCCGCCAGAAGGGCCATTCGGAAATCTATCGGGGCGCGGAATATGTCGTCGCCTTCCTGCCCAAGGTCAAAGTCGAGGTCGCCGTCCCCTCTCCCATCGTCGAGTCCGCTATTGCGGCGATCATGAGAGCCGCCCACACCGGCCATATCGGCGACGGCAAAATCTTCGTTTCGCCTTTGGAGCGCGCGCTGCGCATCCGCACCGGCGAGGTCGACCAGGACGCGCTCTGA
- a CDS encoding caspase family protein, with amino-acid sequence MKKSFVLSFLVMGVFGLFGASGAFALEKRIALVVGEAAYRAKPLATAANDAGLIAQTLQAAGFDVTGARDLDGEALRKSLLDFLDKAGSSGPDTVAFVYFSGYGLQLEGENYLVPTDAAISRDADIPMRASRVSDFLKPLAALNLKTTVVVLDAARENPFSLGGQPIAGGLALAEPPANLLLAYNAAPGTIAPVEAGPYGAYAHALAEMIRAGGLPLPQLFEETRLRVSEVSKGGQIPWNSKVESSFVFLERTAGAPDRGYDSAMRAKPISQLSAPDAYSACVARDTMQGYQEYLAAYPADPAAKRVRAMLAARREAMYWRRAYAMDTPGAYWSYLRRYPHGPHAWDARRRLEYRAVALEPPSGFEPVDMGYPPPPPEEIVYVDRPVLYFADPVFAFAPPPPPPVYFLPPPPPDFVVLPAPYVVETAYVLPVPAYVPVPAYVAAPAYIAAPPPSNIFYANIHNNVVVEPGAQNFVVRNPQGHVLSSGALTAIGAGAAGVAIGAALPHFLSKQPVAVPAATAPGGGPAGHALPANLPAAGPAGGPVGGHGPFGPGQQHVQPGAAGVAPGLTPKGPVPAPSVAGHPPAQPGAAGVPGVAAPHAPARAMGVPHAAPPAAAGLHTPPAGAGHGPNSGFLGRPAGASPAPAAHVAPSPMPQHMGAPAPHMAPPVAHMGPPGMPQNMAPPAMHGFGAPPPSMPHPAAAAPHMQAPAAMHMPMPGAPPAFRGPAGPGPAGPGPGAFRAPPAPAAARAPAPRGPAPAAHQAQPH; translated from the coding sequence ATGAAGAAAAGTTTCGTTTTGAGCTTCCTCGTGATGGGGGTGTTCGGACTGTTCGGCGCCTCGGGGGCGTTTGCGCTCGAAAAGCGCATCGCTCTCGTCGTCGGGGAGGCCGCCTATCGCGCCAAACCTCTCGCGACCGCGGCCAATGACGCCGGCCTGATCGCGCAGACCCTGCAGGCGGCGGGCTTCGACGTCACCGGCGCCCGCGATCTCGACGGGGAGGCGCTGCGCAAGTCCTTGCTCGATTTTCTCGACAAGGCGGGATCGTCGGGGCCGGACACCGTGGCTTTCGTCTATTTCTCGGGATACGGACTCCAGCTCGAAGGGGAGAATTATCTGGTCCCGACCGACGCCGCCATCTCGCGCGACGCCGACATTCCGATGCGCGCGTCGCGGGTCTCCGATTTTCTCAAGCCGCTCGCCGCCCTCAATCTGAAGACGACCGTCGTCGTGCTCGACGCCGCGCGCGAAAATCCTTTTTCGCTCGGGGGCCAACCTATCGCCGGCGGCCTCGCGCTCGCAGAGCCTCCGGCGAACCTCCTGCTCGCCTACAACGCCGCGCCCGGAACCATCGCGCCGGTCGAGGCCGGCCCATACGGGGCCTATGCCCACGCTCTTGCTGAGATGATCCGCGCCGGCGGCCTGCCCCTCCCGCAGCTTTTCGAGGAAACCCGCCTCAGGGTCTCGGAAGTCTCCAAGGGCGGGCAGATTCCGTGGAACTCCAAGGTCGAGAGTTCTTTCGTATTTCTGGAGCGGACAGCCGGGGCGCCCGATCGCGGATATGATTCCGCAATGCGCGCCAAGCCGATCTCCCAGTTGAGCGCCCCCGACGCCTATTCCGCCTGCGTGGCGCGCGACACCATGCAGGGCTATCAGGAATATCTCGCCGCCTATCCCGCCGACCCTGCGGCCAAGCGCGTCCGCGCCATGCTGGCGGCGCGGCGCGAAGCCATGTACTGGCGCCGCGCCTACGCCATGGACACGCCCGGCGCCTATTGGTCCTATCTGCGGCGCTATCCGCATGGGCCCCACGCCTGGGATGCGCGGCGCCGGCTCGAGTATCGCGCCGTCGCGCTCGAACCGCCTTCGGGCTTCGAACCCGTCGACATGGGCTATCCGCCGCCGCCGCCGGAAGAAATCGTCTATGTCGACCGGCCGGTCCTCTATTTTGCCGATCCGGTGTTCGCTTTCGCGCCGCCGCCGCCGCCGCCGGTCTATTTCCTGCCGCCGCCGCCGCCGGACTTCGTGGTTCTGCCGGCTCCTTACGTGGTCGAGACCGCCTATGTCCTTCCGGTGCCGGCCTATGTCCCCGTGCCGGCCTATGTCGCGGCGCCGGCCTATATCGCGGCTCCGCCGCCGAGCAACATCTTCTACGCCAACATTCACAACAATGTCGTGGTCGAACCGGGAGCCCAGAACTTCGTCGTCAGGAACCCACAGGGCCATGTTCTCTCCTCTGGAGCCTTGACCGCGATCGGCGCGGGCGCGGCCGGCGTGGCCATCGGCGCGGCCTTGCCGCATTTTCTCTCCAAGCAGCCGGTCGCCGTTCCGGCCGCAACAGCGCCGGGCGGCGGGCCGGCCGGCCATGCGCTTCCCGCCAATCTGCCTGCGGCCGGGCCTGCCGGAGGACCGGTCGGCGGCCATGGTCCCTTCGGCCCTGGCCAACAGCATGTTCAGCCCGGCGCGGCCGGCGTCGCTCCAGGCCTGACGCCGAAGGGGCCCGTTCCCGCCCCGTCGGTCGCCGGTCATCCGCCGGCGCAGCCCGGCGCAGCGGGCGTCCCCGGAGTCGCAGCTCCTCACGCGCCGGCCAGGGCGATGGGCGTTCCTCACGCGGCGCCTCCCGCCGCGGCAGGACTCCATACGCCCCCGGCGGGGGCGGGGCATGGGCCCAATTCCGGCTTCCTCGGCCGCCCTGCGGGCGCTTCGCCTGCTCCCGCAGCGCATGTCGCGCCCTCGCCCATGCCTCAGCATATGGGCGCTCCCGCGCCGCATATGGCGCCTCCCGTCGCGCATATGGGTCCGCCCGGCATGCCGCAGAATATGGCTCCCCCCGCGATGCACGGCTTTGGGGCGCCGCCGCCGTCCATGCCTCATCCGGCGGCTGCGGCTCCGCATATGCAGGCTCCGGCGGCCATGCATATGCCCATGCCCGGCGCGCCGCCGGCCTTCAGGGGACCGGCTGGTCCCGGTCCCGCCGGCCCTGGTCCGGGCGCGTTCCGGGCGCCGCCCGCCCCGGCGGCGGCAAGGGCGCCCGCGCCTCGCGGCCCGGCTCCCGCCGCGCATCAAGCGCAGCCGCACTGA
- a CDS encoding AAA family ATPase, translating to MSWLDLLSEDNLRWNEIAAHLPFASSMAHCPQDSVHHAEGDVWTHTRMVVEALHSDAEYQSLPTERRRTLTLAALLHDIGKPLTTTHEWDEKEQRERVRQLGHARIGARMAWRALLQEGADLALRQSVYWPIVWHQRPFHLWSQDNMLRHAILYSAVANWRDLLILARADNRGRIAPNRQQTEDAIALLALWLAENGILDRPWPFADAASQREFVEKPERSPHYATQSPKGSHVVVMCGLPGSGKDSYIRANFEGRAVVSLDALREEMNVAPTDDQGAVIQAAYEAARGHLRIKRDFIWNATNVTRQTREKIISLARGYDAYVAVHVIERPLNVVLRQNKSRERRVPHEVIENLAAKFEPPSVLEAHEAAWVE from the coding sequence ATGAGCTGGCTCGATCTTCTTTCGGAAGACAATTTGCGCTGGAACGAGATCGCCGCGCATCTGCCTTTCGCTTCGAGCATGGCGCATTGCCCGCAGGACAGCGTCCATCACGCCGAAGGCGATGTCTGGACTCATACGCGCATGGTGGTGGAGGCGCTGCACAGCGACGCCGAATATCAATCGCTCCCGACTGAAAGGCGGCGGACGCTGACGCTCGCCGCATTGCTCCATGATATCGGCAAGCCGCTGACGACCACGCATGAATGGGACGAGAAAGAACAGCGCGAACGCGTGCGCCAGCTCGGACATGCGCGGATCGGCGCGCGCATGGCGTGGAGAGCGCTGCTGCAGGAGGGCGCCGACCTCGCTTTGCGCCAGAGCGTCTACTGGCCCATCGTCTGGCATCAGCGCCCCTTTCACCTGTGGTCGCAGGACAATATGCTGCGCCACGCTATTCTTTACTCCGCTGTCGCCAATTGGCGCGATCTGTTGATCCTGGCGCGCGCCGACAACCGCGGCCGCATCGCGCCAAATCGGCAACAAACAGAGGACGCCATAGCGCTGCTTGCTCTGTGGCTGGCGGAAAACGGAATACTCGACCGCCCCTGGCCCTTCGCCGACGCCGCGTCGCAGCGCGAGTTTGTGGAAAAGCCGGAACGCTCGCCGCATTACGCGACGCAATCGCCCAAGGGTTCGCATGTCGTCGTCATGTGCGGCCTGCCCGGCTCCGGCAAGGACAGCTATATCCGCGCCAATTTCGAGGGTCGCGCGGTCGTCAGTCTCGACGCGCTGCGTGAGGAGATGAATGTCGCGCCGACCGACGATCAGGGCGCCGTCATCCAGGCGGCCTATGAAGCAGCGCGCGGCCATTTACGGATCAAACGCGACTTCATCTGGAACGCGACCAATGTCACGCGCCAAACGCGCGAGAAGATCATCAGCCTTGCGCGCGGCTATGACGCCTATGTGGCCGTCCATGTGATCGAACGCCCGCTCAATGTCGTTCTACGCCAGAATAAATCTCGCGAACGGCGCGTGCCGCATGAGGTGATCGAAAATCTCGCCGCGAAATTCGAACCGCCCAGCGTGCTGGAAGCGCATGAGGCGGCATGGGTCGAGTGA